The Strix aluco isolate bStrAlu1 chromosome 1, bStrAlu1.hap1, whole genome shotgun sequence genome has a window encoding:
- the CBLN2 gene encoding cerebellin-2, with amino-acid sequence MGRRRRGALPGPAGGCCCCLAAALPVLLLLLPAGCPVRAQNDTEPIVLEGKCLVVCDSSPSADGAITSSLGISVRSGSAKVAFSATRSTNHEPSEMSNRTMTIYFDQVLVNIGNHFDLASSIFVAPRKGIYSFSFHVVKVYNRQTIQVSLMQNGYPVISAFAGDQDVTREAASNGVLLHMEREDKVHLKLERGNLMGGWKYSTFSGFLVFPL; translated from the exons atggggcggcggcggcggggggcgctgccggggccggcgggcggctgctgctgctgcctggcggcggcgctgccggtgctactgctgctgctgcccgccGGGTGTCCGGTGCGGGCGCAGAACGACACGGAGCCCATCGTCCTGGAGGGGAAGTGCCTGGTGGTGTGCGACTCCAGCCCCTCGGCCGACGGCGCCATCACCTCCTCCCTGGGGATCTCGGTGCGCTCGGGCAGCGCCAAGGTGGCCTTCTCGGCCACCCGCAGCACCAACCACGAGCCCTCCGAGATGAGCAACCGCACCATGACCATCTACTTCGACCAG GTATTAGTTAATATTGGCAACCATTTTGATCTTGCTTCCAGTATATTTGTAGCACCAAGAAAAGGGATATATAGTTTCAGTTTCCACGTGGTCAAGGTCTATAACAGACAAACCATCCAG GTAAGTTTAATGCAAAACGGCTACCCAGTGATTTCAGCTTTTGCAGGGGATCAGGACGTCACCAGAGAAGCAGCCAGCAATGGGGTCTTGCTCCACAtggaaagagaagacaaagtgCATCTCAAACTGGAAAGGGGTAACCTCATGGGAGGGTGGAAATATTCAACCTTTTCCGGCTTCTTAGTCTTTCCACTATAA